gtcggaccagcgttggaccgacctcagcgtgggagcctcttgttttagtttctgtctgtaggcagggatcaacaaaatggagtcgtggtcagcttttccgaaaggggggcggggcagggccttatatgcgtcgcggaagttagagtaacaatgatccaaggtctttcctcccctggttgcgcaatcgatatgctgataaaatttggggagtcttgttttcagattagccttgttaaaatccccagctacaatgaatgcagcctccggataaatcgtttccagtttgcagagagttaaataaagttcgttcagagccatcgatgtgtctgcttggggggggatatatacggctgtgattataatcgaagataattctcttggtagataatgcggtctacatttgattgtgaggaattctaaatcaggtgaacagaaggatttgagttcctgtatgtttctttcatcacaccatgtcacgttggccatgaggcatacgcccccgcccctcttcttaccagaaagatgtttgtttctgtcagcgcgatgtgtggagaaacccgttggctgcaccgcttcggatagagtctctccagtgagccatgtttcagtgaagcaaaggacgttacagtctctgatgtccctctggaatgctacccttgctcggatttcatcaaccttgttgtcaagagactggacattggcaagaagaatgctagggagtggtgcgcgctgtgcccgtttccggagtctgaccagaagaccgcctcgtttccctctctttcggagtcgttttttttggtcgctgcataggatccactccgttgtcctgtttgtaaggcagaacacaggatccgcgtcgcgaaaaacatattcttggtcgtactgatggtgagttgatgctgatcttatattcagtagttcttctcgactgtatgtaatgaaacctaagatgacctggggtactaatgtaagaaataacacgtaaaaaaacaaaaaactgcatagtttcctaggaacgcgaagcgaggcggccatctctgtcggcgccggaaggcGAGATCTCAGGGAACAATGAGTTGTCACTAGGGGGTCAACTGTTTTGCTTATTGATGACATCATTGTCTACTCTTTCAATAAACAGCAGCATATGAATGCCCTTGATGATGTCTGTGAGTTCAGTGTTCTAGTATTGACTCTGTTGTAATGGCAGAAAACATTCACCGGGTGGCAGCACTGGGGCGGCTGAATTTCACAGCAGCATACTGGACATCCTCGTCCTGAATCTGGGGCTGAGGCAGCTGGACGGTGGAGTATAGAGACACTTCCTGGTTTTTGGAGCCAGAGAAGTGGACGCTGGCATAGTGAACATCATCCTGGTTGTCTGTGTCAGCTGTCTGTGCTGCAGTAGAGGTCATGGCCATGCTTGAGATGTTGTCATACACTGGACTAGAGTCTCCCTGATGGAGAAAGAGGACAGACAACATGAGGAGTGGAAAGTTCCACAAAGAAGACACAGTCATGTTCTGTTTCCAACAGACTCACCTGTACATTCTCTGATGTGTCTCTTGTGTCAGAGGTGGATTTGGAGGCCTTCTTCCTGTTTAACACAttaatgaatcaatcaatcaatattaCTAAAGCTAAATAATAAAACTGAAAAATGCGTTTTCACTTCACTCACCTGAACCACATGaagccagagagacagaagatGAGAAACAGAACAACCACTATGATTCCTACAGCTGCAGTCACAAAGGAGGTGGGTTTCCCTATGATACAACATGGATGATTTGAGTACATGGCATGATATAATGAACTACAAATTAACTATAATACAGGACAGTAATGCAATACTTGTTAAGGGATCTTATAACCCAGTGTAAACTAAGGTGTAATTAGTCAGAGTAGAATGATTAAGATTAGATTGAAACATGTAGTTCTGTATTGAAGTATTGAATATGTAACTTTACCTGCTACAATGATCATCTGAGCTGTAGAGTTCATAGATCCTTTTCTATTCTGGGCCTCACAGTAGtattctcctctgtcctcagagATGATGTTAGTGATGCTGTAACTCTGTCCTGATGCTTTTGGTGAGGTTACGTTCTTCTTGTACCAGGTGTATTTGTCCACAGGTGGGTTGGCatcactgctgcaggtcagagtcaCTGAACTGCCCTCCATTACTtcaccagagggactgactgacactgagGTGTTCTTTGGGCCATCTGGTGGACAATATGTAACACATTGTTCATACATAGAGCTTTACATGAGGAACATCATGGAACTTGGATTTATgattaaaataaatgaaatattaaTATAAATATGTGTAACTTAGACATTAATGTAACAATACAGTGTTTGTGAAGTACGTGTAGTTACTACAGTAATGAGATGAGTACAATCATGGAACTGGGACATAGATTGAAATAATAGATAGAATAGATGAGAGAAGATGTTACTAAAAGAATACAACTGGAGATGTTTCACACATCCTCACATGTGACAGTGAGAGTCTCTTCAACAGAGTGGAGATCCTCATGGCCTTCTACAGAACAGGAGTATCTGCCTGCATCCTCACTGCTGACTGGGTTTAGGAACAGACTGGTAGATTTTGTGGTTACATGTCCATTCTTGTACCAAACGTAGGT
The sequence above is drawn from the Oncorhynchus clarkii lewisi isolate Uvic-CL-2024 unplaced genomic scaffold, UVic_Ocla_1.0 unplaced_contig_14044_pilon_pilon, whole genome shotgun sequence genome and encodes:
- the LOC139402206 gene encoding B-cell receptor CD22-like — translated: MVLRTAGGRLSLVVFLWSVAVVLSQNVWSVTYTTQSICTLKGSTVDLSCSYTYPSGTVTSTFWFIKKYDVEIYVNLINDRNYNGRVTYHSDTTNGHTLRITDLRESDSATYKFRFITDQTGGKYFGYPGVTLSVTGLLVKVTPATVTEGQKVTLTCSTTCTLGDNPTYVWYKNGHVTTKSTSLFLNPVSSEDAGRYSCSVEGHEDLHSVEETLTVTYGPKNTSVSVSPSGEVMEGSSVTLTCSSDANPPVDKYTWYKKNVTSPKASGQSYSITNIISEDRGEYYCEAQNRKGSMNSTAQMIIVAGKPTSFVTAAVGIIVVVLFLIFCLSGFMWFRKKASKSTSDTRDTSENVQGDSSPVYDNISSMAMTSTAAQTADTDNQDDVHYASVHFSGSKNQEVSLYSTVQLPQPQIQDEDVQYAAVKFSRPSAATR